The DNA sequence CAGAAGCGACGGGTTGTTCACGCTGGCGGTCAGTCGTGCTTTTTGCATTCTAAAATCTGCATTCAATCCAGGAGGAAATAATGGTACAAGAGAAAGTGAAAGAGATCATATCGAAGCAGCTCGGCGTCGACCAGTCCGAGGTGACGCCCGAGGCGTCGTTCGTGGAAGACCTCGGTGCGGACTCGCTCGATACGGTCGAGCTGGTCATGGCCTTTGAAGAGGCGTTCAACATCGAGATCCCCGATGAGGACGCCGAGAAGATCGCAAAGGTCAAGGATGCCGTCGATTATATTTCGAAGAAGTTAGGATGATCGAAACGAGAAGAGTCGTCGTTACCGGAATAGGGCTCGTGACCCCGATCGGCATCGGGGTCGAGGCCTCATGGAATGCCGCGCTCCAGGGCGTCTCCGGTATCG is a window from the Nitrospirota bacterium genome containing:
- the acpP gene encoding acyl carrier protein — protein: MVQEKVKEIISKQLGVDQSEVTPEASFVEDLGADSLDTVELVMAFEEAFNIEIPDEDAEKIAKVKDAVDYISKKLG